In Pectinophora gossypiella chromosome 1, ilPecGoss1.1, whole genome shotgun sequence, one genomic interval encodes:
- the LOC126366528 gene encoding integrator complex subunit 2, whose product MDFVFMKPVQPHVFKAIQDVDINTLMKCTPDEIRPIIPCLVRMALISPLDITNYCAEAKKDILTLLSGIDLVNFIVSLLSIEFHTLEIDLKKEQQMRQKNGSQCTESFLIPNIVNGIANDFEQSDSARRVRLVLSEILQMQAQLVEYNQNKNTNTECTVKPSELFDNDVYLEEITDVICISLAELPNLLNICDVVEVLLYVNKGPTIISWVTANMPDTLQEVAESLVLNSERGEEGGIRAKTLSILCEVCPHIAAAVRAKAASAARLPSLVITLTLTHHQDDLVHFMSGLLLGSDQTTRTWFATFLRNSHKRGKGDGYMALTKLRQELLNRLKVATAGVDASALLRLYCALRGIAGIKFQDDDVAGLLRLVTQKPPPTPAGVRFVSLSLCMILACPSLMAASEHEKKAIEWVQWLVKEEAYFESNSGVTASFGEMLLLIAIHFHSGQLAAVGELVCATLGMRVPVRPNGLARIKQAFTQEIFTEQVVTAHAVKVPVTVNLNNNIPGYLPVHCIHQLLKSRAFSKHKVPIKNWIYRQICNCTAPLHPVMPALVEVYVNSILVINNKGTNEYVNKPITEEEIRRVFRNSIFGANFDVKNKTFSPMEIDNGEQSLEIDLEKPTLASQLLLIYYLLLYEDVRLSNAATLLANGRKVKSYSAAFLSELPIKYLLHQAQKDQMSYGGLFSPLLRLLATHFPQLSLVDDWMDDQVFGDYCRHQIDVTLSESSIHEAFQSIEENPYKTGKILKAMLSKNPTDIWPFAEIFVRYFKSVLGDQVPRHIQELYREVWLRLNTVLPRCLWIMTINALLDINGSTKSVTITQENVLVDPLQVLRCDIRVFRCGPILKIILRILEASLAASRSQLSRHLLDKPLLEKSGQLTSDSEREELKNALVAAQESAALQILLEACLETTEDKSKPELMWSLREVRSIICSFLHQVFISEPSLAKLVHFQGYPRELLPVTVQGIPSMHICLDFIPELLSQASLEKQIFAVDLVSHLSIQYALPKAMSIARLCVNTLSTLLSVLPSDLRLELFQPVLKSLVRICTAFPSLLEDITSLLLQLGRICESQASLGHCWNDANILGEGAYVASDVQPETKVLVAEVLCRDIKMTMQEILQKALLNDKLY is encoded by the exons ATGGATTTCGTATTTATGAAACCTGTACAACCTCACGTTTTTAAAGCTATACAGGATGTGGACATTAATACCCTTATGAAATGCACACCTGATGAAATTAGACCCATAATACCGTGTCTCGTTCGGATGGCACTTATATCGCCATTGGACATCACCAACTATTGTGCAGAGGCCAAGAAAGATATTCTAACTCTCCTGTCTGGTATCGACCTCGTCAACTTCATAGTATCTCTCTTATCAATAGAGTTTCATACTTTGGAAATTGACCTCAAAAAAGAGCAGCAAATGAG ACAAAAAAATGGTTCGCAATGTACCGAATCCTTTTTGATTCCAAATATTGTCAATGGAATAGCAAATGACTTTGAACAATCTGACTCTGCTCGCCGGGTCCGCTTGGTACTCTCTGAGATACTGCAGATGCAGGCCCAGTTGGTAGAgtataatcaaaataaaaacacaaacacTGAATGTACAGTTAAACCATCAGAGCTCTTTGACAATGATGTTTATTTGGAGGAAATAACTGACGTGATTTGCATCAGTTTAGCAGAATTACCAAACTTGCTAAATATATGTGATGTTGTTGAGGTGCTACTCTATGTTAATAAGGGACCTACAATCATATCATGGGTCACTGCTAACATGCCTGATACTTTGCAAGAag TTGCAGAATCTTTAGTATTAAACTCTGAAAGAGGAGAAGAGGGTGGCATTCGTGCAAAGACCTTGAGCATACTATGTGAGGTGTGCCCGCACATAGCAGCAGCTGTCAGGGCTAAGGCAGCATCAGCAGCACGCTTGCCATCATTAGTCATCACACTTACTTTGACACACCATCAGGATGACTTG GTTCATTTTATGTCTGGACTTCTCTTGGGATCAGATCAAACAACCAGAACATGGTTCGCGACATTCTTGCGAAATTCCCATAAGAGAGGAAAGGGGGATGGATATATGGCACTGACTAAACTAAGGCAAGAGTTATTAAACAGATTGAAGGTTGCCACAGCTGGAGTTGACGCATCTGCTCTTTTGAGGCTGTACTGCGCTCTCAGAGGAATAGCAGGGATCAAGTTTCAAGATGATGATGTGGCTGGGCTTCTAAGGCTGGTCACACAGAAACCTCCCCCAACTCCTGCAGGAGTCCGTTTTGTGTCTTTAAGCCTCTGTATGATACTTGCATGTCCCTCTCTAATGG CTGCATCAGAACATGAAAAGAAGGCTATAGAATGGGTGCAGTGGTTAGTAAAGGAAGAAGCATACTTTGAAAG CAACTCTGGAGTGACGGCATCGTTTGGTGAAATGTTGCTGCTGATAGCCATCCACTTCCACTCTGGCCAGCTAGCGGCGGTCGGCGAGCTCGTTTGCGCCACTCTCGGCATGCGCGTGCCAGTGCGACCCAACGGCCTGGCGCGCATCAAGCAAGCTTTTACGCAAGAAATATTCACTGAACAG GTTGTAACAGCTCATGCTGTAAAGGTACCTGTGACAGTAAACCTAAACAACAACATCCCGGGCTACTTACCGGTCCACTGCATCCATCAACTTCTAAAATCTCGTGCATTCTCAAAACACAAAGTGCCCATCAAAAATTGGATTTATCGTCAAATCTGCAACTGCACCGCTCCTTTGCACCCAGTAATGCCTGCTCTTGTGGAGGTTTATGTCAACTCAATCCTTGTTATTAATAACAAGGGCACTAATGAATATGTTAACAAGCCAATTACTGAAGAAGAAATAAGGAGAGTTTTCCGAAACTCCATTTTCGGAGCAAACTTtgacgtcaaaaataaaactttttctcCAATGGAAATAGATAATGGCGAACAATCCCTTGAGATCGATTTGGAAAAGCCTACATTAGCTTCACAGTTATTGTTAATATACTACTTGCTGCTGTATGAAGATGTGAGGCTATCTAATGCAGCCACTCTCCTTGCAAATGGCCGAAAAGTGAAAAGTTATTCTGCGGCTTTTCTATCTGAATTAccgattaaatatttattacatcaAGCCCAAAAAGACCAGATGAGTTACGGTGGTTTGTTCAGCCCACTGCTTCGTCTTCTCGCGACACATTTCCCGCAACTGTCTCTCGTCGATGACTGGATGGATGACCAAGTTTTTGGAGATTATTGTCGTCATCAAATAGATGTTACATTATCAGAGTCGTCCATACACGAAGCCTTCCAAAGCATTGAAGAAAATCCATACAAAACTGGAAAGATTTTAAAAGCAATGCTAAGCAAAAACCCGACAGATATATGGCCGTTTGCAGAAATATTTGTTCGATATTTCAAAAGTGTACTTGGGGATCAAGTTCCGCGTCATATACAGGAATTATATCGAGAAGTATGGCTACGACTCAACACGGTATTACCTCGTTGCCTTTGGATAATGACCATCAATGCTTTATTAGACATTAATGGCAGCACAAAGAGTGTTACAATTACTCAGGAAAACGTATTGGTGGATCCATTACAAGTTCTGCGTTGCGACATAAGAGTATTTCGATGTGGACCAATCTTAAAGATTATATTAAGAATTCTAGAAGCAAGTTTGGCGGCGTCAAGAAGTCAATTAAGTCGTCATCTACTGGATAAACCTTTATTAGAGAAAAGTGGGCAACTGACATCTGATTCTGAAAGAGAGGAATTAAAAAATGCTTTAGTTGCGGCCCAAGAGAGTGCAGCACTTCAAATATTATTAGAAGCTTGTTTAGAGACTACAGAAGACAAATCAAAACCTGAACTGATGTGGTCTCTACGAGAAGTAAGAAGCATAATATGTTCATTTCTGCATCAAGTCTTCATTTCAGAGCCGTCTTTAGCTAAGCTTGTCCATTTCCAAGGATATCCAAGAGAGTTGTTACCAGTGACGGTACAAGGCATTCCTTCAATGCACATTTGCTTGGATTTCATCCCAGAACTTTTGAGTCAAGCATCTTTGGAGAAGCAAATATTTGCTGTGGATCTTGTTTCTCATTTATCTATTCAATACGCCTTACCTAAAGCTATGTCTATAGCGAGATTATGTGTGAATACACTTTCTACATTGCTGTCAGTTCTGCCGAGCGATTTACGATTAGAATTGTTTCAGCCAGTTTTGAAATCTTTGGTAAGAATCTGTACAGCTTTCCCTTCACTCTTGGAAGACATAACATCGTTATTGTTACAACTAGGACGTATATGCGAATCGCAGGCGTCGCTCGGCCATTGCTGGAATGATGCAAACATACTGGGGGAAGGGGCCTACGTAGCCTCTGACGTGCAACCCGAAACTAAAGTATTAGTTGCTGAAGTGTTATGCAGAGATATTAAAATGACTATGCAAGAAATACTGCAAAAGGCGTTACTTAACGATAAGTTGTATTAG
- the LOC126369041 gene encoding 2',5'-phosphodiesterase 12 encodes MVLRLRRWTYKFYSVFSISRTKTMNLEKCYFRHIQEEDKIDITFLFKVKDSMRQFNFSRKPTENLLTLFTRISTNVQKAVNKANKKKKKEDDLKIEVNFYDVKNNPIPEQATCQELFSYEGPLKLKVYDQEYEAIFNAPWIVSINLPQSILAGFPIYPENFCTYYTEKQTTIFNWYRGLPVNENGNVISDCHIKWDLVGNGFTYIPTAQDIGMKLKLECIPGNKTATGPAVEIISKNKVEAGPGKCPFESRHMFTKSKLSGKSFRCVSYNILADLYCDSDFTRTVLHPYCPPYALHIDYRKQLIMKELLGYNADIMCLQEVDRKIFVHCLQPFFEMQGLNGSFYKKGKEVAEGLACFYRKDRFKLLTEENIILSQALQTEPCLNSIWTAIKDNQPLNERLLDRSTAASATILQSLDNDNEILVVGNTHLYFHPDADHIRLIQGGIVIYWLKKIRMDILNENSNKKVSLLLCGDFNSVPSCGIYQLYTTGISPSSLPDWKSNKKEAVYNLTLEQDIPLDSACGTPQYTNFTAGFADCLDYIFYDKRNLTVEQVVPFPSVEELEAHTALPSIVFPSDHIALISDLRFICK; translated from the exons ATGGTATTAAGGTTACGTAGATGGACTTATAAGTTTTATTCTGTATTTAGTATATCAAGaacaaaaaccatgaatttaGAGAAGTGTTACTTTAGACACATACAGGAAGAAGACAAAATAGATATAACTTTTTTGTTCAAAGTAAAAGATTCAATGAGACAATTCAATTTTAGTAGAAAACCTACTGAAAACTTGCTTACTCTGTTTACTAGAATTAGTACAAATGTTCAGAAAGCAGTTAACAAGGccaataaaaagaagaagaaggaagatGATTTGAAAATTGAGGTAAATTTTTATGATGTCAAGAATAATCCAATCCCTGAACAGGCTACATGTCAAGAATTATTCTCATATGAAGgtcctttaaaattaaaagtttatgACCAAGAATATGAAGCAATATTCAATGCCCCTTGGATAGTCAGTATAAATCTGCCACAAAGCATTTTAGCAGGTTTCCCAATTTATCCAGaaaatttttgtacttattacactgaaaaacaaacaacaattttTAACTGGTACAGGGGTCTACCAGTGAATGAAAATGGAAATGTGATTAGTGATTGTCATATTAAATGGGACTTGGTTGGAAATGGATTTACTTACATACCCACCGCACAAGATATTGGTATGAAGTTGAAATTAGAATGTATCCCAG GTAATAAAACTGCCACTGGGCCTGCTGTTGAAAtaatatccaaaaacaaagttgAAGCTGGTCCCGGCAAGTGCCCTTTTGAGAGTAGGCATATGTTTACTAAGTCTAAACTCAGTGGAAAAAG TTTTCGATGTGTGTCTTATAACATTCTGGCTGATCTTTATTGTGATTCAGACTTTACTCGAACTGTGTTGCATCCTTATTGTCCACCTTATGCCTTGCACATTGATTATAGAAAACAGCTTATCATGAAAGAGTTACTTG GATATAATGCAGATATAATGTGTCTTCAAGAAGTAGACCGGAAGATCTTTGTTCACTGCCTTCAGCCCTTTTTTGAGATGCAAGGGCTAaacggttctttttataaaaaaggcAAAGAAGTAGCTGAAGGATTAGCTTGCTTTTATAGAAAAGATAGATTTAA aTTATTAACTGaggaaaacataattttatcacaGGCATTGCAAACTGAGCCATGTTTGAATTCTATTTGGACTGCAATCAAAGATAACCAACCATTAAATGAAAGATTGTTGGATCGGTCAACTGCAGCTAGTGCAACAATCCTGCAATCTTTGGACAATGATAATGAGATCCTAGTGGTTGGCAACACACATCTGTACTTCCATCCTGATGCTGATCACATCAGACTCATTCAAGGTGGCATCGTAATATACTGGTTGAAAAAAATTAGGATGGACATTTTAAATGAG AATTCAAATAAAAAGGTAAGTTTGTTACTGTGTGGTGACTTCAACAGTGTTCCGTCATGTGGCATTTATCAGTTGTACACAACAGGAATATCTCCAAGCTCTTTGCCTGATTGGAAATCTA ATAAGAAGGAGGCAGTGTATAATCTAACATTAGAACAAGATATTCCTTTGGATAGTGCATGTGGAACTCCTCAATATACAAATTTTACTGCTGGTTTCGCAGACTGTTTGGACTACATATTCTATGATAAAAGAAATCTTACAGTTGAACAG GTGGTGCCATTCCCAAGTGTTGAAGAGTTAGAAGCTCATACAGCTCTACCAAGTATAGTTTTTCCGTCCGATCACATAGCATTAATATCAGATTTacgttttatttgtaaataa
- the LOC126369060 gene encoding protein transport protein Sec61 subunit beta, with protein MPPSPSSTSVGSGGRSPSKATSAPRSASGSTVRQRKSTTTTTAARNRSTGAGSGGMWRFYTDDSPGVKVGPVPVLVMSLLFIASVFMLHIWGKYTRA; from the exons ATG CCACCTTCACCAAGTTCAACTTCAGTGGGTTCTGGCGGCCGTTCACCTAGCAAAGCTACCTCGGCACCACGCTCTGCCAGCGGCAGCACGGTGCGACAGCGCAAGTCCACCACCACAACCACCGCCGCCAGGAACCGAAGCACGGGCGCTGGATCTGGTGGCATGTGGCGATTCTATACTGATGATTCCCCAGGAGTCAAAGT tgGACCTGTACCTGTATTAGTGATGTCTCTTCTGTTCATTGCATCAGTGTTCATGCTGCACATTTGGGGAAAATATACTAGAGCCTGA
- the LOC126367178 gene encoding anaphase-promoting complex subunit 5, which yields MDLGNDNLDFVKLLNVKGNVENITPHKIAVVAFIREYGLLKIEAKEMVDCTMAPKYRKDFCLLALKLIQCPDMEFKELEALLTDGRYNLLSVHLQNFCVRLQNIYINGINALMDCVTSAIDKLMIEPNETNPCVITRCSVLGFYLRRIMLHLDKLTFVQVVSLYKSFCLYYQKGRPGLMMRSLSKEKLNKLEPQTATSSTAANPEESKPHEHSVRMNIIDRDISFEECQWSRKQAELFTAQQANLLQINEMKAMPPKQLQKTIIQVINDIPDYPDIHFLSFLNCIRMKEFSGAQDSLYNCFDRSVFSVSGSNTVVNDRNKNFRYAALNRAAMHTHFGHKSVAMEGVREALSTAQEAGDGACLAHAAAWGALAGGRARRAALLGREPRAPRPAAAAAQLMAQHAAVNAAKPAEVFQYITKGDSINYLHSMTDLTMASLANTAALWALYGKTEMASVSCQLLLNLNTKVQVGSRGVWHWAGRAGGGVALPAGAALPAAPAPPAAPPLHHHAVRTHAQQALFAGKWEEADQVISQLASFDRWESQLLKAEMYFLKGDATESLECLHDILDFCKTEDDSMHFISLRVQSMILMSEVQHSFSNIQSTDVLLLNEALTIAKKYHLHYLAATAEMHIANVQLSVGCAKSALTLARKILPSIMAHGSAYDMARGLLLYTKCRIANAPPAGEPRVQVLHSCCEALETVKKNFTKIGAQARLLQTWYLQAQLYNDIGNIAARNQCAWMYRQLETQNPVEPSNMLHIIY from the exons ATGGATTTAGGAAACGATAACTTGGATTTTGTGAAATTGTTGAACGTTAAAGGCAATGTTGAAAATATTACGCCGCACAAAATAGCCGTTGTTGCTTTTATTCGTGAATATGGATTATTAAAGATTGAAG CTAAAGAAATGGTAGACTGTACTATGGCGCCAAAATATAGGAAGGATTTTTGCTTGTTAGCACTGAAGTTAATTCAG TGTCCAGACATGGAGTTTAAGGAGTTGGAGGCACTTCTAACAGATGGAAGATACAACTTACTAAGTGTACACCTTCAGAATTTCTGTGTTCGTCTGCAAAACATCTACATCAATGGAATAAATGCTCTTATGGACTGTGTTACATCGGCTATTGATAAACTAATGATAGAACCAAATGAAACTAATCCATGTGTGATAACAAGATGCAGTGTTTTAG GTTTCTACCTGAGGAGAATAATGCTTCACTTGGATAAGCTAACTTTTGTTCAGGTGGTTTCTCTGTACAAATCATTTTGCTTATATTATCAAAAAGGTAGACCTGGACTTATGATGAGATCTTTAAGCAAAGAG AAACTCAATAAATTGGAGCCTCAGACTGCAACATCTTCCACTGCTGCAAATCCAGAGGAATCCAAGCCACATGAACACTCTGTGCGGATGAATATTATTGACAGAGATAT tagctTTGAAGAATGCCAGTGGTCTAGGAAGCAAGCTGAGCTGTTTACAGCACAACAAGCaaatttattgcaaataaatgagaTGAAGGCAATGCCCCCAAAACAACTGCAGAAAACAATAATACAAGTGATAAATGACATACCAGATTATCCAGAtata CATTTCCTAAGCTTTCTAAACTGCATTAGAATGAAAGAATTTAGCGGCGCTCAGGACTCACTGTACAATTGTTTCGACCGTTCAGTGTTCAGTGTGTCTGGAAGCAACACCGTCGTCAACGATAGAAACAAAAACTTCCGGTACGCCGCTCTTAACAGAGCGGCTATGCACACTCACTTTGGGCACaa GAGCGTAGCGATGGAAGGAGTGCGCGAGGCGCTGTCGACGGCGCAGGAGGCAGGCGACGGCGCGTGCCTGGCGCACGCGGCGGCGTGGGGCGCGCTGGCCGgcgggcgcgcgcggcgcgccGCGCTGCTGGGCCGCgagccgcgcgcgccgcgccccgccgccgccgccgcgcagcTCATGGCGCAGCACGCCGCTGTCAACGCCGCCAAGCCCGCTGAAGTCTTCCAG TATATTACTAAAGGCGACTCAATCAACTACCTACATTCTATGACGGACCTGACGATGGCCAGCCTGGCAAACACGGCTGCGCTGTGGGCTCTCTACGGGAAGACGGAAATGGCATCTGTGAGCTGTCAACTACTTCTCAATCTGAACAcaa AGGTGCAGGTGGGCAGCCGCGGCGTGTGGCACTGGGCGGggcgcgcgggcggcggcgtggcg CTGCCCGCCGGCGCCGCGCTGCccgccgcgccggcgccgcccgccgcgccgccgctgcaCCACCACGCTGTGCGCACGCACGCGCAGCAAGCGCTCTTTGCTG GAAAATGGGAAGAGGCCGATCAAGTTATAAGTCAGCTAGCATCTTTCGATAGATGGGAGAGCCAGCTACTGAAGGCAGAGATGTATTTCCTCAAAGGAGACGCTACGGAATCTCTGGAATGCCTTCACGACATACTAGACTTTTGCAAAACGGAAGACGACAGCATGCACTTCATATCATTACGGGTGCAATCTATGATCCTGATGTCCGAAGTTCAACATAGTTTTAGCAATATTCAATCAACAGACGTATTGTTATTGAATGAAGCGTTAACAATAGCAAAGAAGTATCACCTGCATTACTTGGCGGCAACGGCTGAAATGCATATAGCGAACGTACAGTTGAGTGTGGGTTGTGCAAAAAGCGCCTTAACCTTGGCTAGAAAAATATTGCCTTCAATAATGGCTCATGGAAGTGCATATGATATGGCAAGAG GTCTCCTGTTGTACACCAAATGTCGTATCGCAAATGCTCCCCCCGCGGGCGAGCCACGAGTGCAGGTACTTCACTCTTGCTGTGAAGCTCTGGAAACTGTCAAGAAAAACTTTACGAAAATCGGCGCACAAGCTCGATTACTACAAACCTGGTATCTACAG GCACAACTTTACAACGATATTGGGAACATCGCAGCCAGAAACCAGTGCGCGTGGATGTACAGACAACTTGAAACGCAAAATCCAGTGGAACCGTCAAATATGTTACacattatatattaa
- the LOC126369052 gene encoding frizzled-7-B yields the protein MEKIGISFVIKVIYLFVFTETSRVTVVPGDTLPHHGRCEPITIPFCQQIMYNQTIFPNLLNHAKQEDAGPEVHQFTPLIKVNCSPDLKAFLCSVYAPVCTILDTPIPPCRHLCESARHNCDELMINFGFSWPEHLKCSRFPVATDDNICFGDKNTTHESRKSTVEAKLPKVDFKSTIERDPTKVHGAKDLGFVCPVQFKVPKSLDLEYSLKVKDKVEHDCGAPCNGMFFSQDEKNFARLWIGIWAVLCSLSCLFTVLTFLIDTDRFRYPERPIIFLSVCYLMVAAAYVMGWSSGDNISCQGPFPSTISGTRLPNISVITQGTKHEPCTILFMIVYFFSMASSIWWVVLTLTWFLAAGLKWGHEAIEANSQYFHLAAWAVPAIKTISILAMGKVDGDILSGVCYVGLWDAEALRGFVLSPLCVYLVLGTVFLLAGFVSLFRIRTVMKHDGTKTDKLEKLMIRIGVFGVLYTVPALIVIACLFYEQAHYDEWMVTWQRDMCSPQSPYSIPCPFTEEVDRPKFEVFMIKYLMTMIVGITSSFWIWSGKTLVSWRQFFDRIKGRRVEAYV from the exons ATGGAAAAAATAGGTATTTcgtttgttataaaagtgatctATTTGTTTGTGTTTACTGAAACTTCGCGTGTGACTGTTGTACCAGGGGATACATTGCCTCACCATGGACGATGTGAACCCATCACTATACCGTTCTGTCAGCAGATAATGTACAACCAAACAATATTTCCAAACTTATTGAACCACGCTAAACAAGAAGACGCTGGTCCTGAGGTGCACCAATTTACACCACTCATCAAAGTTAACTGTTCACCTGATCTAAAAGCCTTCTTGTGTTCTGTATATGCTCCAGTGTGCACGATTTTGGACACGCCAATCCCACCATGTCGACATTTGTGTGAATCTGCTAGACATAATTGTGATGAATTGATGATAAACTTCGGATTTTCGTGGCCAGAACATTTAAAATGTTCCAGATTCCCGGTCGCTACTGACGACAATATATGTTTCGGCGATAAAAACACAACCCATGAATCTCGAAAATCAACAGTTGAAGCGAAATTACCAAAAGTAGATTTTAAATCTACTATAGAAAGAGATCCAACAAAAGTTCATGGAGCTAAAGATCTTGGCTTTGTGTGTCCGGTTCAATTTAAAGTGCCCAAGAGTTTGGATTTAGAGTACTCCCTAAAAGTGAAGGACAAAGTAGAACATGATTGTGGTGCACCATGTAATGGAATGTTCTTCAGTCAAGATGAAAAGAATTTTGCAAGGCTATGGATTGGAATTTGGGCAGTTCTGTGTTCTTTAAGCTGTCTGTTTACTGTTTTAACATTCCTCATAGACACAGACAGATTTCGATATCCTGAGAGACCAATCATATTTCTATCAGTATGTTACCTCATGGTGGCTGCAGCCTATGTGATGGGATGGAGTTCAGGAGATAATATTAGCTGCCAAGGTCCATTTCCATCTACTATAAGTGGAACAAGATTACCAAATATCTCTGTTATCACACAAGGCACTAAACATGAACCATGCACAATTCTTTTTATGATAGTGTATTTCTTCAGTATGGCTTCCAGTATTTGGTGGGTTGTGCTGACACTCACATGGTTTTTAgcagctggactgaaatggggTCATGAAGCAATTGAGGCTAACTCACAGTACTTCCATTTGGCAGCTTGGGCTGTCCCTGCTATCAAAACTATTTCAATATTAGCCATGGGAAAAGTTGATG gTGATATTCTGTCTGGTGTATGCTATGTCGGACTGTGGGATGCAGAGGCTCTTCGCGGATTTGTGTTGTCACCATTATGTGTGTACTTGGTGCTTGGCACGGTCTTCCTTTTAGCTGGTTTTGTTTCTCTTTTCCGTATAAGAACAGTTATGAAACACGATGGTACAAAAACTGACAAACTTGAAAAGTTAATGATAAGGATTGGTGTGTTTGGAGTCCTATATACAGTTCCTGCACTAATAGTAATTGCATGCTTGTTTTATGAACAAGCTCATTATGATGAGTGGATGGTGACCTGGCAGCGAGACATGTGCTCCCCGCAGTCACCCTATTCTATCCCATGTCCTTTTACTGAGGAAGTGGACCGACCTAAATTTGAAGTATTCATGATCAAATATCTAATGACTATGATAGTAGGTATTACATCTAGTTTTTGGATCTGGTCAGGTAAAACTTTGGTTTCTTGGCGTCAGTTCTTTGATAGAATTAAAGGAAGAAGAGTTGAGGCATATGTCTGA